A region of Daphnia carinata strain CSIRO-1 chromosome 10, CSIRO_AGI_Dcar_HiC_V3, whole genome shotgun sequence DNA encodes the following proteins:
- the LOC130701310 gene encoding uncharacterized protein LOC130701310: MSDSAGMNEHDLFEGCESKSSSQESGLCSTMIAIDESMGSLEEISDNLHQHLNTHLDHTSVLQYELDTVRAQLAEKNRLISTQQVTIKQLQDALKANQKELEDLKRTSEVEITCKNETIDILQTDLIDCQQQYANCIQQIMNQNRVLSEIRDDDAVLVEKIAQLEKKLRKNGKTTATQTDIPQSCGDKNDRQTHCSFKSSPPPFSPPPPFHHHCRSVNTQPSLGDAIDGRADSCSPHFTHHKSAQSKSQSAQQGWYVESKPDSQQFPWSQFQDLLSEVRQIQKPLQSTDERSGRDTATVHPRNGNVIRADDLTGFWNTIAEERQQRLQLDHSLRQMELDVLEVKTQVQSCKARFQNYQPSAPPHWNCCPPKFCCSPTHEMVKHCSCVDEIPVPHPKLRSSTSLFTLV; the protein is encoded by the exons ATGAGCGATTCAGCTGGTATGAACGAGCATGATTTATTTGAAGGGTGCGAGTCAAAATCATCTTCTCAAGAAAGTGGCCTTTGTAGTACG ATGATCGCTATTGATGAAAGCATGGGAAGTCTAGAGGAAATATCTGATAATCTTCATCAACATCTAAACACACATCTTGATCATACATCTGTGTTGCAGTACGAACTTGATACAGTTCGTGCTCAACTAGCTGAGAAGAATAGACTT ATATCAACTCAACAAGTAACTATCAAACAGCTTCAAGATGCTTTAAAGGCAAACCAAAAGGAATTAGAAGATCTAAAGAGAACTTCAGAGGTGGAG ATAACctgcaaaaacgaaacgattGACATACTGCAAACGGATTTAATTGATTGTCAGCAACAATATGCCAATTGCATTCAACAG ATCATGAATCAAAATCGCGTTCTTTCGGAAATACGAGACGATGATGCAGTCCTCGTTGAGAAAATTGCTCAGCTGGAAAAGAAGTTGcgtaaaaatggaaaaactaCGGCAACTCAAACCGATATTCCTCAGAGTTGTGGCGACAAAAATGACAGACAAACTCATTGCTCTTTTAAAAGTTCTCCACCGCCATTTAGTCCCCCACCGCCTTTTCACCATCACTGTCGCAGTGTAAATACCCAACCTTCTTTGGG TGATGCCATAGATGGCCGAGCTGACAGCTGCTCGCCACACTTTACTCACCATAAATCTGCCCAAAGCAAGTCACAATCGGCCCAGCAAGGATGGTACGTCGAATCTAAACCTGATAGCCAGCAATTCCCTTGGTCTCAG TTTCAGGACCTTCTTTCTGAAGTCCGTCAAATACAAAAGCCTCTACAATCGACGGATGAACGATCTGGCCGTGACACAGCTACGGTACATCCAAGGAACGGTAATGTTATTCGGGCAGACGATCTGACAGGCTTTTGGAACACTATCGCCGAAGAGCGACAGCAAAGACTCCAGTTAGATCATTCTCTTAGACAAATGGAACTGGATGTCCTAGAAGTAAAAACACAAGTACAAAGCTGTAAAGCTCGCTTCCAAAATTACCAACCCTCAGCCCCCCCACATTGGAACTGCTGTCCTCCAAAATTCTGCTGTTCACCGACGCATGAAATGGTTAAGCATTGTTCTTGCGTGGACGAAATTCCTGTTCCTCATCCTAAACTCCGATCCTCGACCTCCCTGTTTACACTTGTTTGA
- the LOC130701305 gene encoding G2/mitotic-specific cyclin-B2-like isoform X1, whose amino-acid sequence MQRRVPPCFFYNFNLHFNLIGGSLFPKNTKYVLKMSNRVPLKEIPDTLRRSHRLNGVLKLNTSTSSTSTQSKASITQKNVKVISSKKPCQRRRKVTTSASSSNSATCKKPNNVRRTKSDCVVIDIDDPVPSSGLVPNLVGIKPEDLWLCQPSVAHDMYLYAKSLENRHCFSPNYLSVCGSRVTNEMRATLVNWIVEIHGHLKLEPETLHTAVRLLDATLQHFKVGVNRLQLCGLAVFWLATKLESRALNAQDLLYLMCYKGDVSILVRMEQTVLKMLNFQLQVADPIFFLNRLMLYDENGQSEEFYNTCTYCMDAILHDITTVETPASELANAALLAGRMIDGHMGWPYPIGYATGHLPSPKKLEPLAKKMIRAILEASEGKSTYSGAYKKYANRKQFYGLSESEKFSSVNLNKLIGMLPNSSC is encoded by the exons ATGCAAAGACGTGTgcctccatgttttttttataatttcaacctacattttaatttaattgGCGGTTCGCTCTTCCCCAAAAATACGAAGTACGTACTTAAG ATGTCTAATAGGGTGCCCCTAAAAGAAATACCAGATACACTGAGGCGATCACATCGACTTAATGGCGTCTTAAAACTAAATACTTCCACTAGCTCCACCTCAACACAATCAAAG GCTTCCATAACTCAGAAAAATGTCAAGGTCATTAGCAGTAAAAAGCCTTGTCAACGTCGACGTAAAGTGACCACAAGTGCAAGTTCGTCTAACTCGGCTACATGCAAAAAGCCAAACAACGTCAGACGAACAAAATCAGACTGTGTTGTGATCGATATCGACGATCCAGTTCCAAGTTCCGGATTAGTTCCAAATCTAGTTGGTATTAAGCCAGAGGATTTATGGCTATGCCAACCTTCAGTTGCTCAT GATATGTATTTGTACGCCAAGAGCCTAGAGAATCGACATTGCTTCTCGCCAAATTATCTATCAGTTTGTGGCTCTCGAGTTACCAACGAAATGCGAGCTACATTAGTTAACTGGATAGTCGAGATTCAT GGTCATCTGAAGCTAGAGCCAGAGACATTGCATACAGCTGTTCGGCTATTGGACGCAACCTTGCAACATTTCAAAGTTGGCGTGAATCGGTTACAGCTATGTGGCTTGGCAGTTTTCTGGCTTGCTACAAAACTTGAGTCAAGAGCTCTTAAC GCCCAGGATTTGTTATATCTGATGTGTTATAAAGGAGATGTTTCGATTCTCGTTCGAATGGAGCAGACCGTATTAAAGATGCTTAACTTTCAGCTTCAGGTGGCCGATCCTATCTTCTTTCTTAACCGATTGATGCTCTATGACGAGAACGGTCAAAGCGAAGAG TTTTACAACACCTGTACATACTGCATGGATGCTATCCTGCATGACATCACGACGGTGGAAACCCCGGCCTCCGAGTTGGCTAATGCTGCCCTCCTAGCTGGGCGAATGATTGATGGGCACATGGGATGGCCATATCCGATTGGGTATGCTACAGGACACTTGCCATCACCTAAGAAGCTTGAACCCTTGGCGAAGAAAATGATTCGAGCCATACTTGag GCCAGCGAAGGAAAGTCGACCTATTCTGGGGCTTACAAGAAGTATGCGAACCGCAAGCAATTTTACGGTCTAAGTGAAAGTGAGAAGTTCAGTTCTgttaatttaaacaaactgATTGGAATGCTTCCGAATTCTAGTTGTTAA
- the LOC130701305 gene encoding G2/mitotic-specific cyclin-B2-like isoform X2 — translation MSNRVPLKEIPDTLRRSHRLNGVLKLNTSTSSTSTQSKASITQKNVKVISSKKPCQRRRKVTTSASSSNSATCKKPNNVRRTKSDCVVIDIDDPVPSSGLVPNLVGIKPEDLWLCQPSVAHDMYLYAKSLENRHCFSPNYLSVCGSRVTNEMRATLVNWIVEIHGHLKLEPETLHTAVRLLDATLQHFKVGVNRLQLCGLAVFWLATKLESRALNAQDLLYLMCYKGDVSILVRMEQTVLKMLNFQLQVADPIFFLNRLMLYDENGQSEEFYNTCTYCMDAILHDITTVETPASELANAALLAGRMIDGHMGWPYPIGYATGHLPSPKKLEPLAKKMIRAILEASEGKSTYSGAYKKYANRKQFYGLSESEKFSSVNLNKLIGMLPNSSC, via the exons ATGTCTAATAGGGTGCCCCTAAAAGAAATACCAGATACACTGAGGCGATCACATCGACTTAATGGCGTCTTAAAACTAAATACTTCCACTAGCTCCACCTCAACACAATCAAAG GCTTCCATAACTCAGAAAAATGTCAAGGTCATTAGCAGTAAAAAGCCTTGTCAACGTCGACGTAAAGTGACCACAAGTGCAAGTTCGTCTAACTCGGCTACATGCAAAAAGCCAAACAACGTCAGACGAACAAAATCAGACTGTGTTGTGATCGATATCGACGATCCAGTTCCAAGTTCCGGATTAGTTCCAAATCTAGTTGGTATTAAGCCAGAGGATTTATGGCTATGCCAACCTTCAGTTGCTCAT GATATGTATTTGTACGCCAAGAGCCTAGAGAATCGACATTGCTTCTCGCCAAATTATCTATCAGTTTGTGGCTCTCGAGTTACCAACGAAATGCGAGCTACATTAGTTAACTGGATAGTCGAGATTCAT GGTCATCTGAAGCTAGAGCCAGAGACATTGCATACAGCTGTTCGGCTATTGGACGCAACCTTGCAACATTTCAAAGTTGGCGTGAATCGGTTACAGCTATGTGGCTTGGCAGTTTTCTGGCTTGCTACAAAACTTGAGTCAAGAGCTCTTAAC GCCCAGGATTTGTTATATCTGATGTGTTATAAAGGAGATGTTTCGATTCTCGTTCGAATGGAGCAGACCGTATTAAAGATGCTTAACTTTCAGCTTCAGGTGGCCGATCCTATCTTCTTTCTTAACCGATTGATGCTCTATGACGAGAACGGTCAAAGCGAAGAG TTTTACAACACCTGTACATACTGCATGGATGCTATCCTGCATGACATCACGACGGTGGAAACCCCGGCCTCCGAGTTGGCTAATGCTGCCCTCCTAGCTGGGCGAATGATTGATGGGCACATGGGATGGCCATATCCGATTGGGTATGCTACAGGACACTTGCCATCACCTAAGAAGCTTGAACCCTTGGCGAAGAAAATGATTCGAGCCATACTTGag GCCAGCGAAGGAAAGTCGACCTATTCTGGGGCTTACAAGAAGTATGCGAACCGCAAGCAATTTTACGGTCTAAGTGAAAGTGAGAAGTTCAGTTCTgttaatttaaacaaactgATTGGAATGCTTCCGAATTCTAGTTGTTAA
- the LOC130701318 gene encoding dorsal-ventral patterning tolloid-like protein 1 produces the protein MDALRAVVVALSLLGVAIIYSDIVEDEAALPTQESESTPSVDINVEAILSGELLTGESGSFESPNYPTANHKLDYVWLIKVEPTKAVRLVLIDFDTETGFDYIIVHDGDSTEHPVLLVHSGNSVPRPIRSTNNKMLVRFVTNNKGTSRGFHANYFAVSSCFNAIQSSSGLIASPSFPFSYDSNMRCEWLITVGNSERILFEFLDVNTEKDYDVIQIYDGDNDGAPLLQRISGDHRTDVLFQVSTSNVVLVSFTTDGSISENGFAAKFTAGNHADLMQYFMEEYPDFFEDSEVNAETEEEKSAGQEIKTMIADAMMMFYEEGLKSSNITNKE, from the exons ATGGACGCTCTGAGAGCCGTGGTCGTCGCTCTGTCACTACTAGGAGTGGCGATAATCTACTCGGATATTGTTGAAGATGAGGCTGCATTACCAACTCAGGAGTCAG AGTCTACCCCATCCGTGGATATTAACGTGGAGGCTATACTATCTGGAGAGCTGCTAACAGGAGAATCAGGTTCCTTTGAGTCGCCAAACTATCCTACAGCTAACCACAAATTGGACTATGTTTGGCTTATCAAAGTGGAACCCACCAAGGCTGTCAGATTAGTTCTAATTGATTTCGACACTGAAACTGGATTTGATTACATCATT GTCCATGATGGTGACAGTACGGAACATCCAGTGCTTTTGGTCCATAGCGGAAATTCTGTACCGCGTCCTATTCGATCTACTAACAATAAAATGCTTGTTCGCTTTGTCACGAATAACAAGGGCACTAGCAGAGGATTTCATGCCAACTACTTTGCT GTTTCATCATGTTTCAATGCCATTCAATCCTCATCAGGCCTTATCGCATCTCCTAGTTTCCCATTCAGTTACGACAGCAATATGCGTTGCGAATGGCTCATCACCGTGGGTAACTCAGAGAGAATTCTATTCGAATTCTTGGATGTAAATACCGAAAAAGACTATGATGTCATACAG ATTTACGATGGGGATAATGATGGAGCTCCACTCCTCCAAAGAATCAGTGGGGATCATCGGACTGACGTTCTCTTCCAAGTGTCTACTTCCAACGTCGTATTGGTTAGCTTCACTACCGATGGAAGTATTTCTGAAAACGGATTTGCCGCAAAGTTTACAGCTGGAAATCATGCTG ATCTGATGCAGTATTTTATGGAGGAGTATCCTGATTTTTTTGAAGATTCGGAGGTAAACGCAGAAACAGAGGAAGAAAAGAGTGCCGGACAAGAAATTAAAACCATGATAGCCGACGCCATGATGATGTTTTATGAGGAAGGACTTAAATCCAGCAACATCACTAACAAAGAGTAA
- the LOC130701290 gene encoding solute carrier family 15 member 1-like, translating to MVSRDPEDQLKKLKYPKAVFFIIVNEFCERFSYYGMKTVLGLYFRNILLYDESESTVYYHLFSMLCYFTPVFGAILADTYLGKFKTILYLSILYACGNIILSVASIPNTLPQKEFSLLGLFIIGVGTGGIKPCVSAFGGEQFVRPQQDRQLEQFFSYFYISINAGSLLSTLLTPILREDVQCFGQNSCFPLAFGVPAILMIIAIAVFVFGKWNYKMRPTEGNIMVDVSKCVAHAIGRKLKSEEEAHDHWLDFASDKFDKQLIKDIKQVLHVLVLYLPIPIFWALYDQQGSRWLFQATRMDGSLGFMSIKPDQIGIVNPLLIIAITPLFNSLIYPCFKKCGLLTPLQRIGTGGMLIGISFVISGIVELNLEKTYPRIPAAGLTQLNFVNTLPCPVDISYVHANGPEKWFEINAKSFTFERDLSDGPIQVKAHLLSSTCANVNFSAPEWIGTIDGVGTKAFSVIITGRNGTLEVARMNTEEPLDKANSGQPRVGFIFNLHDDLVDQGNITLKSKDRIIHFPFLASNNSSTLGRVVSTDVLEVVVGTYEVFIPRKDGRINTDDPAGTITVLQGGCYTIIVQRSLDPLSAQNEDGLVMQIEVTPYSSVHMMWLFPQYFIITAGEVMFSVTGLQFSFTQAPERMQSVMQAAWLLNVAFGNLIVTVVAKAKLIPRQSMEFFLFAGLIALDIILFVILALRYDYVEDENEDKAKLPTATPIEGTDNQAFASETAI from the exons atggtttcaaGGGATCCCGAAGATCAACTCAAG AAGCTCAAATATCCCAAAGCCGTATTTTTCATCATCGTCAATGAGTTTTGTGAACGTTTTAGCTACTATGGCATGAAAA CTGTGCTCGGACTTTACTTCCGGAATATATTGCTTTATGATGAAAGCGAATCCACCGTCTACTACCATCTGTTTTCAATGCTGTGTTACTTCACTCCCGTTTTCGGAGCAATTTTGGCGGACACTTACCTCGGAAAATTCAA GACAATTCTTTACCTTTCAA TCCTCTACGCCTGCGGTAACATCATATTAAGCGTGGCCTCCATACCAAATACGCTGCCGCAAAA AGAATTTTCCCTTTTGGGATTGTTCATCATCGGTGTGGGCACGGGCGGTATCAAGCCATGCGTGTCGGCCTTTGGTGGCGAACAGTTTGTCCGTCCCCAGCAAGACAGACAACTCGAGCAATTCTTTTCGTACTTTTATATTTCGATTAATGCTGGATCACTCCTTTCGACTTTACTAACACCAATTCTTCGTGAGGATGTCCAGTGCTTTGGCCAGAATTCGTGCTTTCCGTTGGCCTTTGGCGTTCCGGCTATCCTGATGATCATCGCAATTg ctgttttcgttttcggcAAATGGAACTATAAGATGCGGCCCACTGAAGGAAACATTATGGTCGATGTTTCAAAATGTGTTGCC CATGCAATTGGACGGAAGTTGAAAAGCGAAGAGGAAGCCCATGACCATTGGCTAGATTTTGCTTCAGATAAATTCGATAAGCAATTGATTAAAGACATCAAGCAAGTTCTTCATGTTTTAGTGCTTTATCTGCCCATTCCAATCTTTTGGGCTTTGTACGATCAACAG GGTTCGCGGTGGTTGTTTCAAGCAACCAGAATGGACGGAAGTTTGGGTTTCATGTCCATCAAACCGGATCAAATTGGAATTGTGAATCCATTGTTGATTATAGCCATTACTCCCCTTTTCAACAGCTTGATTTATccctgttttaaaaaatgtggatTGTTGACTCCACTCCAGAGAATTGGCACAGGTGGAATGCTCATCGGCATTTCCTTTGTGATTTCGGGAATTGTCGAACTCAACCTTGAG AAAACGTATCCTCGTATTCCAGCTGCGGGATTAACTCAGTTGAATTTTGTGAATACTTTACCATGTCCAGTGGACATTTCGTACGTTCACGCCAACGGTCCGGAGAAGTGGTTCGAAATAAATGCCAAGAGTTTTACTTTTGAACGAGATCTCAGTGATGGACCTATTCAAGTGAAAGCCCATTTACTTTCTTCTACTTGTGCCAATGTAAACTTCTCAGCGCCTGAATGGATTGGTACTATCGATGGTGTTGGAACTAAA GCATTCTCCGTCATTATTACTGGCCGGAATGGCACATTGGAAGTCGCTCGCATGAACACGGAAGAACCTTTGGATAAGGCAAATTCCGGACAACCTCGCGTTGG gtttatttttaatctGCACGATGACCTAGTCGATCAGGGGAATATTACGCTGAAATCGAAAGATAGGATTATCCATTTCCCATTCCTCGCTTCGAACAACTCTTCGACGCTTGGTCGTGTTGTAAGCACAGATGTTTTAGAGGTAGTTGTAGGCAC GTATGAGGTGTTCATCCCGAGGAAGGACGGTAGGATAAATACGGATGATCCTGCTGGAACTATAACTGTTTTACAAGGCGGTTGTTATACCATTATCGTTCAACGGTCACTGGACCCTTTATCTGCTCAAAACGAGGACGGC CTGGTAATGCAAATTGAAGTGACTCCGTATAGCTCGGTACATATGATGTGGCTGTTTCCCCAGTATTTTATTATAACTGCTGGCGAGGTCATGTTCTCCGTTACCGGactacaattttctttcactcaG GCTCCAGAACGGATGCAGTCGGTGATGCAAGCTGCGTGGCTTTTGAATGTAGCCTTCGGAAATCTAATTGTTACGGTGGTAGCTAAAGCCAAGTTAATTCCTAGACAG TCCATGGAGTTTTTCCTGTTTGCCGGACTAATTGCATTGGATATTATTTTGTTCGTGATCCTAGCATTACGCTATGACTACGTCGAAGATGAAAACGAGGACAAAGCAAAGTTGCCCACAGCTACACCCATTGAAGGAACAGATAATCAAGCATTTGCTTCCGAGACTGCGATATAA